From one Halosimplex rubrum genomic stretch:
- a CDS encoding glycosyltransferase family 87 protein, translating into MTDRSRDALAVFATGALLGVAILVNYAVNRPGTFGLNYRVYHVAAEAALAGRDFYAVTPADSGYHYVYPPAAVVAFLPSALAESWVPGFLAMTAVSVAASAVAARLLAGYVESLGYDVGRLERALLFAFLLASAASAPSLGYGQVNHALALALVAGFVWLARDREGRAGVALAVPAFVKVFPAVVGLWLLRRRAWRAIAAAVGTAASLFGLGLLVFGVDTTRTYVTAALLPQRETADFVGGLAPGKSFVTLRRPLSVVFPNVDPVWYAVGAAALLAPVLAALYYRPRTVTDRHVAVHGTLVAMVLAFPSLLLYYAYTAFSLVVLLYDLPAGRGRQLFVAGALLANVSLSYGTLRETVRALPLDPATAQAILDAALPVLRLGTPVLWGSLLTLAGCLVYRVESGALSVPAPLRAVVGDD; encoded by the coding sequence GTGACCGACCGAAGCAGGGACGCGTTGGCGGTGTTCGCGACCGGCGCGCTCCTCGGGGTCGCGATACTGGTCAACTACGCCGTCAACCGGCCCGGGACGTTCGGGCTCAACTACCGCGTCTACCACGTCGCCGCCGAGGCCGCGCTGGCGGGTCGGGACTTCTACGCCGTCACGCCTGCCGACAGCGGCTACCACTACGTCTACCCGCCCGCCGCCGTCGTCGCCTTCCTCCCGTCCGCCCTCGCCGAGAGCTGGGTCCCCGGCTTCCTCGCCATGACGGCCGTCTCCGTCGCCGCCAGCGCCGTCGCCGCGCGACTGCTCGCGGGGTACGTCGAGTCGCTGGGCTACGACGTGGGCCGTCTCGAACGGGCCCTCCTGTTCGCGTTCCTGCTCGCCTCGGCCGCCTCGGCCCCGTCGCTGGGCTACGGGCAGGTGAACCACGCGCTCGCGCTCGCGCTGGTCGCCGGGTTCGTCTGGCTCGCTCGCGACCGGGAGGGCAGAGCGGGCGTCGCGCTCGCGGTCCCCGCGTTCGTGAAGGTGTTCCCCGCGGTCGTCGGCCTGTGGTTGCTCCGCCGGCGCGCGTGGCGCGCCATCGCGGCCGCGGTCGGCACCGCCGCGAGCCTGTTCGGTCTGGGACTGCTCGTCTTCGGGGTCGACACCACCCGGACGTACGTCACCGCCGCCCTGCTCCCCCAGCGGGAGACGGCCGACTTCGTGGGCGGGCTCGCGCCGGGCAAGAGCTTCGTGACGCTCCGTCGGCCGCTGTCGGTGGTGTTCCCGAACGTCGACCCGGTCTGGTACGCCGTCGGCGCGGCGGCGCTGCTGGCGCCCGTCCTCGCCGCGCTGTACTACCGCCCGCGGACCGTCACCGACCGCCACGTCGCCGTCCACGGGACGCTGGTCGCGATGGTGCTCGCCTTCCCGTCGCTGTTGCTGTACTACGCCTACACTGCGTTCTCGCTCGTGGTCCTCCTGTACGACCTCCCCGCGGGTCGCGGCCGCCAGCTGTTCGTCGCCGGCGCGCTGCTGGCCAACGTCTCGCTGTCGTACGGTACCCTCCGGGAGACCGTCCGGGCGCTCCCGCTCGATCCCGCGACCGCACAGGCGATACTGGACGCCGCGCTCCCGGTGCTCCGCCTCGGGACGCCGGTGCTGTGGGGGAGCCTGCTCACCCTCGCCGGCTGTCTCGTCTACCGCGTCGAGTCCGGTGCGCTGTCGGTCCCCGCGCCGCTCCGCGCGGTCGTCGGCGACGACTGA
- a CDS encoding class I SAM-dependent methyltransferase, whose amino-acid sequence MANDTRATQAFYGRWANAYDWLATAPGVDSWRDRAADRLGLEPGDTVVEMGCGTGANFAQLRERVGAEGRVVGVDVTREMLRRASERVDRAGWDNVHLVQADARRPPVDGPVDAVLATFVVGMFADPRPAVERWIETLAPGGRIALLNAGRSERRVAAPLNLGFRAFVRLAAPGDGRVSPVESLERRVATARDAVYSGCVDHGFEAFGLGYLGLAWGERA is encoded by the coding sequence ATGGCGAACGACACTCGGGCGACACAGGCGTTCTACGGCCGCTGGGCGAACGCCTACGACTGGCTGGCGACCGCGCCGGGCGTCGACTCCTGGCGCGACCGCGCCGCCGACCGGCTCGGGCTCGAACCCGGCGACACCGTCGTCGAGATGGGCTGTGGCACCGGCGCGAACTTCGCCCAGTTGCGCGAGCGCGTCGGCGCCGAGGGGCGGGTCGTCGGCGTCGACGTGACCCGCGAGATGCTCCGGCGGGCCAGCGAGCGCGTCGACCGCGCCGGCTGGGACAACGTCCACCTCGTGCAGGCCGACGCCCGACGGCCGCCGGTCGACGGCCCCGTCGACGCCGTGCTGGCGACGTTCGTCGTCGGGATGTTCGCCGACCCCCGCCCCGCGGTCGAGCGGTGGATCGAGACGCTCGCGCCCGGCGGGCGGATCGCCCTGCTCAACGCCGGCCGCTCCGAGCGACGGGTCGCCGCGCCGCTGAACCTGGGTTTCCGCGCGTTCGTCCGGCTGGCCGCCCCCGGCGACGGGCGCGTCTCCCCCGTGGAGAGCCTGGAGCGACGGGTGGCGACCGCCCGCGACGCCGTCTACTCGGGCTGTGTCGACCACGGCTTCGAGGCGTTCGGGCTGGGGTACCTGGGGCTCGCGTGGGGCGAGCGGGCGTGA
- a CDS encoding thiamine-phosphate synthase family protein, with amino-acid sequence MKFVEEVVVDEFLPTFRSMLAEALRERGLTQSEVAELLGISQSAVSKYVHGEVERNDRLLSDRRLRELVERLAEGLASGEMSPVQALVEAEVFVRRLEQGDLLAQLHEAEMPGLAEYGDDRFAIHDPESTVRAAEQVLASLRRGVRILENTDDFPELVPAVGSNLVECLPEAEGIEDVAAVPGRILDLEGTTAVPGDPEFGVSEHVASVLLAARAGGSDARAALNVRYDPEIVETLTDAGYTAVAFDAERDLTEAVADALAESPDADVLYQTGGFGVEPIVYVLGADGPTAARAVREL; translated from the coding sequence ATGAAGTTCGTCGAGGAGGTCGTCGTCGACGAGTTCCTGCCGACGTTCCGGTCGATGCTCGCCGAGGCGCTGCGCGAGCGGGGGCTGACCCAGAGCGAGGTCGCGGAGCTGCTGGGTATCAGCCAGAGCGCCGTCTCGAAGTACGTCCACGGCGAGGTCGAGCGCAACGACCGGCTGCTCTCGGACCGGCGCCTGCGCGAGCTGGTCGAGCGCCTCGCCGAGGGGCTCGCGAGCGGCGAGATGAGCCCCGTCCAGGCGCTCGTCGAGGCGGAGGTGTTCGTCCGCCGGCTGGAGCAGGGCGACCTGCTCGCCCAGCTCCACGAGGCGGAGATGCCCGGCCTCGCCGAGTACGGCGACGACCGCTTCGCCATCCACGACCCCGAGAGCACGGTGCGAGCGGCCGAGCAGGTGCTGGCCTCGCTGCGACGGGGCGTGCGCATCCTGGAGAACACCGACGACTTCCCCGAGCTGGTGCCCGCCGTCGGGTCCAACCTCGTCGAGTGCCTCCCGGAGGCGGAGGGCATCGAGGACGTGGCCGCGGTGCCGGGGCGCATCCTCGACCTGGAGGGGACGACGGCCGTCCCGGGCGATCCCGAGTTCGGCGTCAGCGAGCACGTCGCGAGCGTGCTGTTGGCGGCCCGAGCGGGCGGGAGCGACGCCCGCGCGGCGCTGAACGTCCGCTACGACCCCGAGATCGTCGAGACGCTGACCGACGCGGGCTACACCGCCGTCGCGTTCGACGCCGAGCGCGACCTGACCGAGGCCGTCGCCGACGCGCTCGCCGAGTCGCCCGACGCCGACGTGCTCTATCAGACCGGCGGGTTCGGCGTCGAACCGATCGTCTACGTGCTGGGGGCGGACGGCCCGACCGCCGCCCGCGCGGTCAGAGAGCTGTAA